Proteins encoded in a region of the Carassius gibelio isolate Cgi1373 ecotype wild population from Czech Republic chromosome B5, carGib1.2-hapl.c, whole genome shotgun sequence genome:
- the LOC127957352 gene encoding phosphatidate cytidylyltransferase 2 yields MAELRHRGATDKEPQHQNLEDKGSETEGKERDGASDNETKSDSGVPEVPVSADDTPEVLNKALSGLSSRWKNWWVRGILTLAMISFFFIIIYLGPMVLMMIVLCVQIKCFHEIITIGYSVYHSYHLPWFRTLSWYFLLCVNYFFYGETVADYFSTLVEREDSLRILSKYHRFISFALYLTGFCMFVLSLVKKHYRLQFYMFGWTHVTLLIVVTQSHLIIHNLFEGMIWFIVPISCVICNDIMAYMFGFFFGRTPLIKLSPKKTWEGFIGGFFSTVVFGILLSYVMSGYRFFVCPVEFNNDSNSFTVYCEPSELFQLQDYGLPPVLQSITGWTTVKLYPFQIHSIALSAFASIMGPFGGFFASGFKRAFKIKDFANTIPGHGGIMDRFDCQYLMATFVNVYIASFIRGPNPSKVIQQLLALRPDQQLHIFNSLKAHLTEKGLLPALEAAA; encoded by the exons TACGCCACCGAGGAGCGACGGATAAAGAACCGCAGCATCAAAACTTGGAGGATAAG GGCTCTGAAACCGAGGGAAAGGAGAGAGACGGAGCCTCGGACAATGAGACCAAGTCAGACTCTGGGGTCCCTGAGGTTCCTGTTTCTGCTGATGACACACCAGAGGTTCTCAACAAAGCCCTCTCTGGCCTCTCCTCGCG ATGGAAGAACTGGTGGGTGAGGGGCATCCTCACGCTGGCTATGATCTCCTTCTTCTTCATCATTATTTATCTCGGCCCGATGGTGCTGATGATGATT GTGCTGTGTGTTCAGATCAAGTGTTTCCATGAGATCATCACAATTGGTTACAGCGTCTATCACTCTTACCACCTGCCCTGGTTCAGAACACTAAGCTG GTACTTCCTGTTGTGTGTGAACTACTTCTTCTATGGTGAAACGGTGGCAGATTATTTCTCCACACTGGTGGAGAGGGAGGATTCTCTACGCATCCTCAGCAAATACCACCGCTTCATTTCCTTTGCCCTGTACCTCACAG ggTTCTGCATGTTTGTTCTGAGCCTGGTGAAAAAACACTATCGCCTGCAGTTCTACATG TTCGGCTGGACTCATGTGACCTTACTGATTGTGGTGACTCAGTCCCACTTAATCATTCATAACCTGTTTGAGGGGATGATCTG GTTTATTGTGCCCATCTCCTGTGTTATCTGTAATGACATCATGGCTTACATGTTTGGCTTCTTTTTCGGTCGCACCCCTCTCATCAag TTGTCTCCTAAGAAGACGTGGGAGGGGTTTATCGGTGGCTTCTTCTCCACTGTTGTTTTTGGAATCCTA CTGTCCTACGTGATGTCAGGTTACCGCTTCTTTGTGTGTCCTGTGGAGTTTAACAATGACTCCAACAGTTTCACAGTATACTGTGAGCCATCTGAGCTCTTCCAGCTTCAGGACTACGGTCTGCCGCCTGTCCTGCAGTCCATCACGGGctgg ACCACAGTGAAACTGTATCCATTCCAGATCCACAGCATTGCCTTGTCAGCATTTGCCTCCATCATGGGACCTTTTGGAGGGTTTTTCGCCAGTGGCTTCAAAAGGGCATTCAAAATTAAG GACTTTGCAAACACCATTCCAGGTCATGGAGGAATCATGGATCGTTTCGACTGTCAGTACCTCATGGccacatttgtaaatgtttacatCGCCAGCTTTATAAG AGGGCCAAACCCTTCTAAAGTCATCCAGCAGCTCCTTGCTTTGAGACCAGACCAACAGCTGCACATCTTTAACTCGCTCAAGGCTCATCTGACAGAGAAAGGCCTGCTCCCTGCCCTGGAAGCAGCAGCCTAG